From Desulfotignum phosphitoxidans DSM 13687:
CCGGCATTCCGTGTCAGGCAGGGGCACCCCGATGCTGCCGACCTTGCGCCGGCCCCGGAACGGATTCACATGGGTCACGGGAGACGATTCCGTGAGACCGAATCCCTCCACAATAATGGAGCCGGTTTTTTTCTCAAATTTATTGATCACTTCCACGGGCAACGGCGCGCTTCCGGAAAAACAGCCTTTGATGCTGGTCAGGTCCGTATGTTCCAGATCCGGATGATCCAGTATGCCGATATACATGGTGGGAACCAGGGGCGCAAACGTGACCTTGAATTTGGAAATGGCTTCCAGCAACGGTTCCGCCTGGGGCTTGGGCACCAGCACATTGGCCCAGGCCAGGCGGATGGCCAGGTTCATGGACACGGACATGCCGAATACATGGAAAAAAGGCAATGCCCCCAGCATGATTTCCGCGCCTTTGTCAAATTCCGGAAACCAGGTCTCGATCTGCTGAATCTGACACGAGATATTCCCGTGGGTGAGGACAACCCCCTTGGAAACCCCCGTGGTGCCGCCCGTATATTGGTACATGGCCACATCATCAAAGGTCAGGTCCGCCTGGGTGGTATCCGGACTGTATTTGGCCATGATATCTTTGAACGCATGCAGATCCGGGGCCGGGGATACATCTTTTGCCAGGCCTTTTTTCTTGGCCACCAGCGGGAACAGAAGCCGCTTGACAAACGGCAGATAATCGCCGATGGAGGTGTACACAATGGTTTTGATATCGGTTTTTTCCCGCAGTGTCACCATTCGTTCCACCAACAGATCCAGGGTGATGAGAAATTTGGATTTGGAATCCGTAAACTGATGTTCCAGCTCCCGGTCCGAGTACAGCGGGTTGTTAAACACCACAATGCCCCCGATTCTTAAAATGGCATAATACGCCACCACACAGGGGATCACATTGGGCAGAAGAATGGCCACGCTGTCCCCTTTTTGGATACCGAAATCCTTGAGCCCGGCGGCAAATTTTCCCACCATGTCATTGAGTTCTTTAAAACTCACCTGGTACCCCTGGAAAATCAGGGCCGTATGGTCCGGAAACTGATCTGCCGACTGGGTCAGATATTGCGGCACCAGAATGTCTTCAAAATCAATGGTGCCCGGAATATTGGGCTCATAGGAATTCAGCCAGATTTTTTTTTCATATGCACTTTGGTCGGCCAAGGTCAGCTCCTTTCAAAAAAAGTTAAGTCATCCCCGGGATTGCGGGCAACCCGTTGGTCTCGGACATATTTATTTATGGATACAATAAACCGCTTTAAGACACAGGTGTCAAGAAGAAAACAATGTTTCATGTCTGAAATGATATCACAGGCCCTGCCCGGCAGGCGGGTGAACTGAAGTGCAATCCCTGGGATGAGACTTACTGGAGCAAAGAACTTTGTCTGCGGTTTCTGCCTGAAACGGTCTGGCCCAGAATCCATCCGATAAAAATGACCCCGAACCCGGCCAGAAACCATTTGATCATACGGGTCTTAAACAGGTTTTCTGATTCATTTTCCAGCGCTGCAACCCTTGCGGCCAGCTGCTGGTTCTCGTTTTCCAGTCGTTTGTTTTTTTCCAGGACCTGGTAGAGATCTTCCGTATTTTCGGACATGGTTGCCAGCTTGTTTTTGAGCTGTTCATGGGCCGTGGACAATTCTGTGAACTGTTTTTTCAACGCGGCATGTTCTTGTTTCATCTGTTGGATTATCTGGGATTTGGGCGTATCAAATGTCACAAACTGCTGCTCCACCCAACCCGTGTCACCGCTTGACAGCCGCACCTTGTAATACCCGCCCTGTTCATCTAAAAGGGTCATCCGGGTATCGCTTTCCAGGGTTTTCACCACGGGATACGACGGTCCGGGCCCCTGCCGGAAGGTCAGAATCAGCCGGTCTGTGACATAGCCGGTACGGGATTGGGAATAGCCCGCAACCGTGCTGAAAACAAGAATCAAACTTACCAAAAGAAAAGAAAATAGTCGCATGTGGCCTCCGGGGTGTTTTTGTTCCTTCAATACCAACCTTGAGATTATTTTACAATACCCGGGCAAAGGCCAGGGAAAAAAAACTTGATAAATTGCAGGAAACATGGGTATCACTCATAAACGGATTTGTGGAATAAAGGTCAGGGTGAAAATGGATCAGGCGCTGTATCGAAAATTGTGTGTGGCCAATATCATCAACGGGGTGACCGAAGGGTTGTCCAAGTTTTCACACCCCAGCCGGGTCGCGCTGATTTATGCCGCAGATCCGGCAGACCCTGTGAAGGTGCTGGATCCCCAGGATCTGCTCCGGGGACACGGGGTGAAGATCCACACCATGTTCAGCGCTAAAGAAAGTCAGTGGCAAACCCGGATCCGCACGGTCATTGATGGGCAGCCCGAAGGGTTTCAGATTCCGGAAAACGATCTGGCCCTTTCCGGCCTGATTTCATACGGCTGCTGCTGCAGTGATTTTTTTTACCAGGCCTGGTTCACGGAGCACCATCCGGATTTATGTTCCATTTATCCGGCCCAGCGGTGGCTGGAACAGGCGGCCACGCTGCTGATTCATGATTATAACGGTAAAAACGCCCCGATTCATTCATCGGAATATGCCCTTGAAAATTATGCCCTGCAGGCCATTGCCGATCATATTGTGGATCAACGGGACCGGCACCTGGCCCATGACAGCAAACTTCAGGTGCCGGCCATTTTAAACCATGTCCTGGAAATTTCCAAAACCCGGGAAGAGGGGGCCTGGCCCAGAGGGGTGCTGTTTTTCTGTGATCCCGCACAGATTGCAAAAATTGAATTCATCACCCGGATTCAAAAACATCAGCGGCCTCAGCTGTTTAATATCAAACATATCCGCAAGCTGATGGTGGCCGTGGAAGATTCCCACAGAAAACTGGTGTCCGACGGCCGGACCATCATCGGCATCACGGATGAACCCGTGCCTGATGATGCGATTGCGGTCCATTTCCGGGGGGATTACGGGTTTCTGGACATCAAGGACACCCGGATTGCGTCGTTTTTTGACGGCAGTTTTCATTCCATCACCCGGGAGGCCCGGCTGGTGGAGCTGGAAGAACTGCTTTTGGACACGGATCTGGACACGGACCGGGCCACGGTGCTTTTCCAGGTGGTGTCCCATCTGGTGCACAATGCGGGCCGGGCCCGCCATGGCTGCACCCTGGTGATCGACCTCAATGATCCGCCCACGCGGCTGTCCGGCCATGTGCTGGACCCGCCTTTAAGCCTGATGGAAACCCGGAACATTGAACTGGCCTGTTCTCTGCTGAAAATCGACGGGGCCGTTCATCTGACCGCAGACACCTGTATCCATGGATTTGCCTGTCTGCTGGACGGCCGCACCATTGAATGGGAAAAAATGGCCCGGGGGGCCCGGTACAATTCCGCGCTGCGGTTTTCCGCCGCCAATTCAGGGATTATCGTGGTGGTGGTGTCTGCGGATCGTCCAGTGTCCATCATTTACAACGGCATTGAAATCAGTGCGTTCAGCGACTGGCGGCCCATGAGTCAACATATCCCGGAACCTGTGGTTCTGGAAAATTATTTAAATGGAGTGCTTTTATGAGTCACAAACACGAACACAGCCATCCCCATGAACATGACCATCCCCATGATCATACCCACGAACATGACCATACTCACGAACATGCCCATCCCCACGAACATGATCATACCCATCCCCATGACGGAAAACCGGACATGTCCACCAAAGAAAAACTGGCCGTGCTTCTGGCCCACTGGGTGGATCACAATGACAGCCACAAGGACAATTATTATTCCTGGGCCAAAAAAGCAAAACAGGCCGGGCTGGACACCATTGCGGCCCACCTGACACAGGCCGGGGACCTGTCTGAACAGGTGACGCAGCAGTTGAAACAGGCAAGTGACCACCTGCATGGATAAAATGATCCGGCACCTGGCCGGCCAGCGGTTGATGCTGGGATTCAACGGGACAAAATTCAACAAGGATCTGGAAACCATTATCCGTGAGTATCAGGCCGGGGGCATTATTTTGTTTAAGCCCAATATCGTTTCCCCGGATCAGGTGGCCGCCCTGTGCGCCCGTGCCCAGGCATATGCCGCATCCTTGAATCTGCCTCCGCTGTTCATTGCCGTGGACCAGGAGGGCGGGGCCGTGTCCCGGCTTTCGCCCCCGTTCACCCAGTTTGACGGCAACCCGTTGATCCGAACCCGGGAACAGGCAGCCGCCTTTGCCCGGATCACGGCCGGAGAACTCAAGCAGGCCGGGATCAACATGAATCTGGCGCCGGTCATGGATGTGGTGCCCCCGGGCACGGATTCCATCATGAAAACCCGGGCGTTTCCCGGAAACGCTGAGGCCGTGGCGGATCTGGGCACCACCGTGATCCAGACCCTGCAATCATCGGGTATCATGGCCGTGGCCAAGCATTTTCCGGGCATCGGCCGCACCGTGCTGGATTCCCACCATCATCTGCCTGAACTGGATGTGGAACTGTCTGAACTAAAGGCCGTGGACCTGCTTCCCTTTGAGGCGGCCGTGCGTGCGGATGCGGCCGGTATCATGATCTCCCATATCCTGTACCCCCGGCTGGATCCCCGGTGGCAGGCCAGCCTGTCCAAGGCCATTGCCCATGATTTGATCCGGCACACCCTGGGATTTGACGGCCTGGTACTCACGGATGATCTGGATATGAAAGCCATTGATCAGGATATGGATGTCTGCATGGCCCGGATTCTGGCATCTGAAATTGATCTGGCTCTGATCTGTCACCAGGGGCCGGACATTGAAAAAGCCGTCATGGCCCTGACCCGGCAGCTGTCATCCGACCCCAAAGCCCGGGCATCCGGCCGGATGTGCGTTCAAAGAATATACCGGTACAAGGAAGCGTACTTAGGATGGAAAAAACCGGATCGTTTGTGATCCTGGGTCAGGCAGACAGGTTCAGGGCCCTGGAAAACACGTCCTTATCCAGGCCGCAGAGATGGCCGTCCCGGATCATGACCGCGCCCCGGGCCGCCACCATGGCGGCATTGTCCCCGCACAAAGACACGGGCGGGGCAATGACTTCAATCTGATACCGGGCCGCCCGGCGGGTCAGGGCCGCCACCAGGGTCTGGTTGGCGGACACCCCGCCGGAAATACCGATCTGCCGGCAGTGCCGGGATTGGGCTGCCGCCACCAGTTTTTCGCACACCACATCGACGACTGCCGCCTGGAATGCGGCCGCCACCCGGGCTTTATCGTCACGGGTTTGAACCGGATGCTCATGAACATACCGGGCCACGGCGGATTTAAGCCCTGAAAAACTGAAATCAAAACTGCCTTTTTCCAGCAGGGACCTGGGAAACACAATATCCCCGGGGTCACGGTCCCTGGCCATCGCCTCGATCACGGGACCTCCGGGATATCCCAGTCCCAAGGTTTTGGCGACTTTGTCAAAGGCTTCTCCGGCGGCATCGTCCCGGGTCTGGCCCATCAGTTCAAACCGGTTGTCGGAAACCACATGATAAATATTGGTATGTCCGCCCGACACCACCAGGGCGATAAAGGGAAACTCAGGGGCCGGCCGGCATAACAGCAGGGAATGAATATGGGCTTCCAGGTGATTGACCCCGGCAAAAGGCAGGTTTTTGGCCCAGGCAAAGGCTTTGGCAAAGGTAAATCCCACCAGGAGCGCCCCCACAAGCCCGGGTCCCCGGGTGGCCGCCACCCCGTCAATATCTTGAATCGACAGGTTGGCCTCATCCATGGCCCGGGTCACCACGGGGGTGATGGCCTGGACATGCATGCGGGAGGCCAGCTCCGGAACCACGCCGCCATAAGGTCTGTGCGCATCCACCTGGGATGCGATCACTGAAGACAGAATCCGGTTGTGTCCGTCTACGACGGCGGCGGCGGTTTCATCACACGACGATTCAATACCCAGAACAATCATAAAGAACCGGAACGATTATAAACAATCAGATCCACTGGACCTGTGCTTCATTATTTTTTCTGTCCGTGACTTCACCGATGAAAAACGCCGGCTCATTCATGGCCTTGAGCCGGTCCATGACGTCTTCGGTCGATTTTTCCGGAATCACCAGAATCATGCCGATGCCGTTGTTAAAGGTCCGGTGCATCTCAGCATCCGACACATGGCCGGAAGACTGGAGCAGGTCAAATATGCGCGGTCTTTCCCAGGCATTTTTTCGGATCAGGATTTTGCAGGCATCCGGAATCACCCGGATGATGTTTTCATCAATGCCGCCCCCCGTGATATGGGCCAGTCCGTGAACGGGCAGATCCCGCATCAGATTGTGGATAGAGGGCACATAAATGGTGGTGGGCCGCAGCAGTTCCTCTCCCAGCGTGGTGCCCAGTTCCGGCATGTGGGTGTGTACATCAAATTTGCAGTGATCGAAAAATATTTTTCTGACCAAAGAAAATCCATTGGAATGAACACCGCTGGACCCTAAGCCGATGAGCTGATGTCCCGGACGGATGTAGGAGCCGTCGATAATTTTATTGTTGTCCACAATGCCCACGGAAAACCCGGACAGATCATATTCACCGGGTTGATAAATCCCCGGCATTTCAGCGGTTTCCCCGCCGATCAGCGCGCATCCGGCTTTGGTGCAGCCTTTGGCAATGCCTTTGATGATCTGTTCCGCCACGGTGTTGTCCAGCCGGCCCATGGCCAGGTAATCCAGAAAAAACAACGGTTTGGCGCCCTGGACAATGATGTCGTTGACGCACATGGCCACCAGATCGATGCCGATGGTGTCATGCCGGTCCATGAGAAATGCAATTTTCAGTTTGGTGCCCACCCCGTCCGTGGAACTGACCAGTACGGGATTGGGTATATTGGACAGATTGAGAGAAAACAGGCCGCCGAATCCGCCGATTTCTCCCATGACACCGGATCTGGGAGTGGATCGGGCAATATCCTTGATCCGGTCCACCAGCTGGTTGGCTTTGTCGATATCAACCCCGGCATCTGCATATGTTAAAGAATCATTCATGAAATTCACCTTGTCTGGGCAATTGGCTGTCAATAAAACCCTAAGATGATAAACAGTCGGGCCTTAAAAGTCAAAAGCTTTTTGACATGGCCGCAGTTATCATGTATTTATCCAAACTTAACCTGTGGTTTGAAATTAACGGATCCATTTTCGGAGAAAAAACGCCATGAAAACTATCCACATCGGCATCCTCGGGCTGGGGGTGGTGGGCACGGGGGTGGCTGACCTGCTGACCCGGAAAAGCCGGCTGCTGGCATCCCGGACCGGGGCCCATCTGAACCTGAAAACCATTGCAGATCTCGACATTGACACGGACCGCGGTATTGATCTTTCAACCCCGGCCCTGGTGACGGATGCCATGGCCGTATTGACGGACCCGGATATCGATGTGGTGGTGGAACTCATCGGCGGGCACACCCCGGCCAGACAGTTTATCATGACGGCCCTTGAAAACGGCAAACATGTGGTCACGGCCAACAAGGCCCTGCTGGCCGCCTGCGGGGGTGAACTGGTGGAGACGGCCCGGAAAAACCGGGTGGATTTGATGTTTGAAGCCAGCTGCGGCGGGTGCATGCCCATCATCAAAACATTGCGGGAATCCCTGGTGGCCAATGACATCAACTCCATGTCCGCCATTTTGAACGGGACCTGCAACTATATCCTCTCCCGGATCTCAAAGGACGGGTCCACATTTGAAGAGGCCCTGAAAACCGCCCAGGAACTGGGGTTTGCCGAAGCCGAACCTTCTTTGGACATCGACGGCCATGACACGGCCCATAAACTGGCCATTCTCAATGCCCTGGCCCACGGCATGGAAATCAATCTGTCCGATATCCATGTGGAAGGCATCCGGGACATCACGCCCATGGACATTGAATTTGCCAAATCATTCGGCTACACCATCAAGCTGCTGGCCATCGGCAAGCGTCACAAGGATCATGTGGAAGCCCGGGTCCATCCCACCATGATCGACAACACCAATCCCTTGTCTCATGTGGACCATTCCATGAACGCCATTGCCATTGATG
This genomic window contains:
- the tsaD gene encoding tRNA (adenosine(37)-N6)-threonylcarbamoyltransferase complex transferase subunit TsaD gives rise to the protein MIVLGIESSCDETAAAVVDGHNRILSSVIASQVDAHRPYGGVVPELASRMHVQAITPVVTRAMDEANLSIQDIDGVAATRGPGLVGALLVGFTFAKAFAWAKNLPFAGVNHLEAHIHSLLLCRPAPEFPFIALVVSGGHTNIYHVVSDNRFELMGQTRDDAAGEAFDKVAKTLGLGYPGGPVIEAMARDRDPGDIVFPRSLLEKGSFDFSFSGLKSAVARYVHEHPVQTRDDKARVAAAFQAAVVDVVCEKLVAAAQSRHCRQIGISGGVSANQTLVAALTRRAARYQIEVIAPPVSLCGDNAAMVAARGAVMIRDGHLCGLDKDVFSRALNLSA
- a CDS encoding homoserine dehydrogenase, with amino-acid sequence MKTIHIGILGLGVVGTGVADLLTRKSRLLASRTGAHLNLKTIADLDIDTDRGIDLSTPALVTDAMAVLTDPDIDVVVELIGGHTPARQFIMTALENGKHVVTANKALLAACGGELVETARKNRVDLMFEASCGGCMPIIKTLRESLVANDINSMSAILNGTCNYILSRISKDGSTFEEALKTAQELGFAEAEPSLDIDGHDTAHKLAILNALAHGMEINLSDIHVEGIRDITPMDIEFAKSFGYTIKLLAIGKRHKDHVEARVHPTMIDNTNPLSHVDHSMNAIAIDADATGKTMLYGHGAGMMPTASAVLSDIADIARNIIAGSTGRVPILGYPQENIRHIPILSMNELMTRYYLRFEAQDHPGVLSRIAGILGENKISISSVQQQGRNASGTVPVVMITHVAKEEWIQRALGRITETDCVIKRPMVIRIEDEEAQ
- a CDS encoding DNA integrity scanning protein DisA nucleotide-binding domain protein, yielding MDQALYRKLCVANIINGVTEGLSKFSHPSRVALIYAADPADPVKVLDPQDLLRGHGVKIHTMFSAKESQWQTRIRTVIDGQPEGFQIPENDLALSGLISYGCCCSDFFYQAWFTEHHPDLCSIYPAQRWLEQAATLLIHDYNGKNAPIHSSEYALENYALQAIADHIVDQRDRHLAHDSKLQVPAILNHVLEISKTREEGAWPRGVLFFCDPAQIAKIEFITRIQKHQRPQLFNIKHIRKLMVAVEDSHRKLVSDGRTIIGITDEPVPDDAIAVHFRGDYGFLDIKDTRIASFFDGSFHSITREARLVELEELLLDTDLDTDRATVLFQVVSHLVHNAGRARHGCTLVIDLNDPPTRLSGHVLDPPLSLMETRNIELACSLLKIDGAVHLTADTCIHGFACLLDGRTIEWEKMARGARYNSALRFSAANSGIIVVVVSADRPVSIIYNGIEISAFSDWRPMSQHIPEPVVLENYLNGVLL
- a CDS encoding glycoside hydrolase family 3 N-terminal domain-containing protein: MDKMIRHLAGQRLMLGFNGTKFNKDLETIIREYQAGGIILFKPNIVSPDQVAALCARAQAYAASLNLPPLFIAVDQEGGAVSRLSPPFTQFDGNPLIRTREQAAAFARITAGELKQAGINMNLAPVMDVVPPGTDSIMKTRAFPGNAEAVADLGTTVIQTLQSSGIMAVAKHFPGIGRTVLDSHHHLPELDVELSELKAVDLLPFEAAVRADAAGIMISHILYPRLDPRWQASLSKAIAHDLIRHTLGFDGLVLTDDLDMKAIDQDMDVCMARILASEIDLALICHQGPDIEKAVMALTRQLSSDPKARASGRMCVQRIYRYKEAYLGWKKPDRL
- a CDS encoding TIGR04211 family SH3 domain-containing protein, whose amino-acid sequence is MRLFSFLLVSLILVFSTVAGYSQSRTGYVTDRLILTFRQGPGPSYPVVKTLESDTRMTLLDEQGGYYKVRLSSGDTGWVEQQFVTFDTPKSQIIQQMKQEHAALKKQFTELSTAHEQLKNKLATMSENTEDLYQVLEKNKRLENENQQLAARVAALENESENLFKTRMIKWFLAGFGVIFIGWILGQTVSGRNRRQSSLLQ
- the purM gene encoding phosphoribosylformylglycinamidine cyclo-ligase produces the protein MNDSLTYADAGVDIDKANQLVDRIKDIARSTPRSGVMGEIGGFGGLFSLNLSNIPNPVLVSSTDGVGTKLKIAFLMDRHDTIGIDLVAMCVNDIIVQGAKPLFFLDYLAMGRLDNTVAEQIIKGIAKGCTKAGCALIGGETAEMPGIYQPGEYDLSGFSVGIVDNNKIIDGSYIRPGHQLIGLGSSGVHSNGFSLVRKIFFDHCKFDVHTHMPELGTTLGEELLRPTTIYVPSIHNLMRDLPVHGLAHITGGGIDENIIRVIPDACKILIRKNAWERPRIFDLLQSSGHVSDAEMHRTFNNGIGMILVIPEKSTEDVMDRLKAMNEPAFFIGEVTDRKNNEAQVQWI
- a CDS encoding long-chain-fatty-acid--CoA ligase, with the protein product MADQSAYEKKIWLNSYEPNIPGTIDFEDILVPQYLTQSADQFPDHTALIFQGYQVSFKELNDMVGKFAAGLKDFGIQKGDSVAILLPNVIPCVVAYYAILRIGGIVVFNNPLYSDRELEHQFTDSKSKFLITLDLLVERMVTLREKTDIKTIVYTSIGDYLPFVKRLLFPLVAKKKGLAKDVSPAPDLHAFKDIMAKYSPDTTQADLTFDDVAMYQYTGGTTGVSKGVVLTHGNISCQIQQIETWFPEFDKGAEIMLGALPFFHVFGMSVSMNLAIRLAWANVLVPKPQAEPLLEAISKFKVTFAPLVPTMYIGILDHPDLEHTDLTSIKGCFSGSAPLPVEVINKFEKKTGSIIVEGFGLTESSPVTHVNPFRGRRKVGSIGVPLPDTECRIVDLEDPAKEMPAGEPGELLMRGPQIMKGYLNKPEETAKTLTKEGFLCTGDVAKMDEDGYFYIVDRIKDMIISGGYNVYPRDIDEVLYEHPKIVEACAVGIPHAKRGESIKAFVVLKQGQTLTEKEVIDYCAERLARYKLPVAVEFREELPKSNVGKILRKDLRKQQEEV